The Mangifera indica cultivar Alphonso chromosome 8, CATAS_Mindica_2.1, whole genome shotgun sequence genome has a window encoding:
- the LOC123223658 gene encoding homeobox-leucine zipper protein HDG2-like isoform X1 — protein MPTGVMVPARDMASMIGRNGNVVGGLESSSRLSLSQPNMMEGHLHPLDMTQNTSEGDISARLRDDEFDSTKSGSENHEGASGDDQDPRPKKKRYHRHTQHQIQEMEAFFKECPHPDDKQRKELSRELGLEPLQVKFWFQNKRTQMKTQHERHENTQLRTDNEKLRADNMRYREALSSASCPNCGGPTTIGEMSFDEHHLRLENARLREEIDRISAIAAKYVGKPVVSYPLLSPTVPPRPLDLGVGNFGGQPGIGGEMYGAADLLRSISAPTEADKPMIIELAVAAMEELIRMAQMGEPLWMSSIDGTITVLNEDEYIRTFPRGIGPKPTGFKCEASRETAVVIMNHINLVEILMDVNQWSTVFSSIVSRAMPVEVLSTGVAGNYNGALQVMTSEFQVPSPLVPTRESYFVRYCKQHGEGTWAIVDVSLDNLRPSSAVRCRRRPSGCLIQEMPNGYSKVTWVEHVEVDDRGVHNLYKQLVSSGNAFGAKRWVATLDRQCERLASVLATNIPTGEVGVITNQDGRKSMLKLAERMVISFCAGVSASTAQTWTTLSGTGADDVRVMTRKSVDDPGRPPGIVLSAATSFWLPVPPKRVFDFLRDENTRNEWDILSNGGVVQEMAHIANGRDTGNCVSLLRVNSANSSQSNMLILQESCTDETASFVIYAPVDIVAMNVVLNGGDPDYVALLPSGFAILPDGTTVHGGGIGETASGGSLLTVAFQILVDSVPTAKLSLGSVATVNNLIACTVERIKASLSCENA, from the exons ATGCCGACCGGAGTTATGGTTCCGGCCAGAGATATGGCGTCGATGATCGGTAGAAACGGTAATGTCGTTGGTGGACTTGAATCATCATCAAGACTTTCCCTTAGTCAG CCAAACATGATGGAAGGTCATCTTCACCCTTTAGACATGACCCAAAACACATCAGAAGGCGATATTTCGGCTCGTTTAAGAGATGACGAATTTGACAGTACTAAATCTGGTAGCGAAAATCACGAAGGTGCCTCCGGTGATGATCAAGACCCACGtccaaagaagaagagatacCATCGCCATACGCAGCATCAGATTCAAGAAATGGAAGC tttcttCAAAGAATGTCCGCACCCAGATGACAAGCAAAGAAAGGAACTGAGCCGTGAATTAGGGCTAGAACCTTTGCAAGTCAAATTTTGGTTCCAAAACAAGCGCACTCAAATGAAG ACCCAGCATGAGCGCCACGAGAACACACAACTCCGTACTGATAACGAAAAGCTTAGGGCTGACAACATGAGGTATAGAGAAGCTCTTAGCAGTGCGTCATGTCCCAACTGTGGTGGTCCGACGACTATCGGAGAAATGTCTTTTGATGAACATCATTTAAGACTTGAAAATGCTCGACTAAGAGAAGAG aTTGATCGAATCTCAGCGATTGCGGCAAAGTATGTTGGCAAGCCTGTGGTGAGTTATCCACTTCTTTCTCCTACTGTACCACCTCGTCCGCTTGACCTTGGTGTAGGAAATTTCGGTGGGCAACCAGGCATCGGAGGAGAAATGTACGGGGCCGCAGACCTCCTTAGGTCCATTAGCGCCCCAACTGAGGCAGATAAGCCGATGATAATTGAACTTGCAGTTGCAGCTATGGAGGAACTAATCAGAATGGCCCAGATGGGTGAACCCCTATGGATGAGCAGCATTGATGGAACCATAACTGTACTAAACGAAGATGAATATATCAGGACATTTCCTCGGGGAATAGGTCCTAAACCAACTGGATTCAAATGCGAGGCATCTCGAGAAACTGCTGTTGTTATTATGAACCACATTAATCTTGTTGAAATTCTGATGGACGTG AATCAGTGGTCTACTGTATTCTCTAGCATCGTCTCCCGAGCGATGCCCGTCGAAGTTCTATCAACAGGTGTAGCAGGGAACTACAATGGAGCCTTACAAGTG ATGACATCAGAGTTTCAGGTTCCTTCACCACTTGTTCCAACTCGTGAGAGTTATTTTGTAAGGTATTGCAAACAACATGGAGAAGGGACCTGGGCAATAGTTGATGTTTCCTTGGACAATTTACGCCCTAGTTCAGCAGTTAGATGCCGAAGAAGGCCTTCTGGATGTTTGATTCAGGAAATGCCTAATGGATACTCAAAG GTGACATGGGTTGAACATGTTGAGGTTGATGATAGAGGTGTGCATAATCTTTACAAGCAGCTAGTGAGCTCTGGCAACGCATTCGGAGCAAAACGTTGGGTTGCTACTCTGGATAGACAGTGTGAACGCCTAGCAAGTGTCCTCGCAACAAATATTCCCACTGGTGAAGTTGGGG TGATAACGAATCAAGATGGGAGAAAGAGTATGCTGAAGCTGGCGGAGAGAATGGTGATTAGTTTCTGTGCTGGAGTGAGTGCGTCCACAGCTCAAACTTGGACGACATTATCAGGAACTGGCGCGGATGATGTAAGGGTTATGACTAGAAAGAGTGTTGATGACCCAGGTAGACCCCCTGGTATTGTTCTAAGTGCTGCAACTTCTTTCTGGCTCCCCGTTCCACCAAAGAGAGTTTTCGATTTCCTTCGTGATGAGAACACCCGAAACGAG TGGGATATTCTTTCAAATGGTGGAGTCGTTCAAGAAATGGCACATATTGCGAATGGTCGTGATACAGGCAATTGCGTGTCTTTACTTCGAGTGAAT AGTGCAAATTCAAGCCAGAGCAACATGCTGATTTTACAAGAGAGTTGCACTGATGAGACAGCCTCTTTCGTTATTTATGCGCCTGTCGATATTGTTGCTATGAATGTAGTACTAAATGGTGGTGACCCTGATTATGTTGCCCTTTTACCTTCTGGTTTTGCGATTCTTCCTGATGGAACTACAGTTCATGGAGGCGGCATTGGTGAAACTGCATCTGGTGGATCTCTATTAACTGTTGCATTTCAGATTTTAGTTGATTCCGTTCCAACAGCAAAACTCTCCCTCGGATCTGTTGCAACTGTCAACAATTTGATTGCATGCACGGTTGAGAGAATCAAGGCCTCTTTGTCATGCGAGAATGCATGA
- the LOC123223464 gene encoding vascular-related unknown protein 1-like has product MDSSRIKQKDRLKWIIFGTLQAESVPSQEAEESGWTAYFEDFSNNNRQHSYCSSFDSSSLVSDAASGAAWKQSHNNHLAGFSSIGASPEIPKKLKFRKTRTKEISQDDSLEDTASSPVNSPKVGDREPTDKNTRKTDHHDHMYSSLGRGSGSEMHKEERSMNLNGKNDYTDLKGRGLCLVPLSMLVNYLS; this is encoded by the exons ATGGATTCTTCCCGGATAAAGCAGAAAGATAGGTTGAAATGGATAATATTTGGCACTCTTCAG GCAGAATCTGTTCCTTCTCAAGAGGCTGAGGAGAGTGGTTGGACTGCTTACTTTGAAGATTTCTCCAACAACAATCGACAACATAGTTATTGCTCTAGTTTTGATAGCTCTTCTTTGGTTTCTGATGCTGCTTCTGGTGCTGCATGGAAACAATCCCACAACAATCATCTTGCAGGATTTTCTTCAATCGGAGCCTCCCCAGAGATTCCTAAGAAGTTAAAGTTCAGGAAAACAAGGACCAAAGAAATCTCTCAAGATGATTCTTTAGAGGATACTGCCAGTTCTCCTGTTAATAGCCCGAAG GTTGGAGATAGGGAACCGACGGATAAAAACACCCGGAAGACTGATCATCATGATCATATGTATAGTTCTCTG GGGAGGGGAAGTGGATCAGAAATgcataaagaagaaagaagcatGAATTTGAATGGGAAGAATGATTATACAGACTTGAAGGGAAGGGGGCTGTGCTTGGTTCCTTTGTCAATGTTAGTAAACTATCTTAGTTAA
- the LOC123223657 gene encoding 50S ribosomal protein L6, chloroplastic, whose amino-acid sequence MASSITSSFQTSNLRSVFLGERNVLCLSSVPVTRVGFLRKTIECKDSRIGKQPIEVPSNVTITLEGQDLKVKGPLGELSIAYPREVKVERDESGILKVKKAVETRRANQMHGLFRTLTDNMVVGVSKGFEKKLQMVGVGYRAMVEGRDLVLSLGFSHPVRMTIPEGLKVQVEENTRITVSGYDKSQVGQFAASIRKWRPPEPYKGKGVKYADEVIRRKEGKAGKKK is encoded by the exons ATGGCTTCTTCTATCACCTCTTCTTTCCAAACCAG CAATTTGAGGTCTGTTTTCTTGGGTGAAAGAAATGTGTTGTGTCTTTCTAGTGTTCCTGTAACTCGTGTTGGGTTTTTGAGGAAGACTATAGAATGTAAAGATTCAAGAATAGGAAAACAACCTATTGAAGTGCCGTCTAATGTGACAATCACATTAGAAGGTCAAGATCTTAAAGTAAAGGGTCCTCTGGGAGAATTATCAATTGCTTACCCACGTGAAGTGAAGGTTGAGAGGGATGAGTCAGGgatattaaaggtaaaaaaggCTGTGGAAACAAGAAGAGCTAACCAAATGCACGGGCTTTTCAG GACACTAACCGACAACATGGTGGTTGGAGTATCTAAAGGCTTTGAGAAGAAACTTCAAATGGTTGGTGTGGGATATCGTGCAATGGTAGAAGGAAGAGACTTGGTACTGAGTCTTGGGTTTTCTCATCCAGTTAGGATGACAATCCCTGAGGGCTTAAAAGTGCAGGTGGAAGAGAATACCCGAATTACTGTAAGTGGATATGATAAAAGTCAGGTGGGTCAGTTTGCTGCTTCTATTAGGAAATGGAGACCCCCAGAACCATACAAGGGCAAGGGTGTGAAGTATGCCGATGAAGTTATTAGAAGGAAGGAAGGAAAGGCTGGGAAgaagaaataa
- the LOC123223463 gene encoding septum-promoting GTP-binding protein 1-like produces the protein MTQFAKKIAQFNLERRCHGKVFSFRRFIGCFWERIIECSLGKPKRYRMLQHGVVPSPSSSARFDSNLTLAPQPNGMPVCHTNDHHLDSDLVALKISLLGDRETGKTSFLERYTGNENEPGGLQNEGLNLVDKTLSVDGARISYSIWELAGDEKSRVHLPNACKDSVAILFMFDLTSRRTLESVVNWYQQARKYNQTAIPILIGTKFDDFIQLPIDLQGIIASQARAYAKAFNATLFFSSATHNINVNKIFKFITAKLFDIPWELERNLTIGEPIIDF, from the exons ATGACTCAGTTTGCTAAAAAAATTGCTCAGTTCAACCTTGAGCGTAGATGTCATGGGAAAGTTTTCAGTTTCAGGCGTTTCATTGGGTGTTTTTGGGAGAGAATTATTGAATGTTCCCTAGGAAAGCCTAAACGGTATCGAATGTTGCAGCATGGGGTGGTGCCCTCGCCGTCATCTTCGGCTCGTTTTGATAGCAACTTAACTCTCGCCCCGCAGCCCAACGGGATGCCAGTTTGTCATACCAATGATCACCATTTAGATTCAGATTTGGTTGCTTTGAAGATCAGTCTTTTGGGTGATCGCGAAACCGGAAAGACTAGTTTTCTG GAAAGGTATACGGGGAATGAGAATGAACCGGGTGGCTTGCAGAACGAAGGATTGAATCTGGTGGATAAAACTTTATCGGTTGATGGGGCGCGCATTTCATATTCAATCTGGGAATTAGCAG GAGATGAAAAGTCTCGGGTTCACCTTCCTAATGCCTGTAAGGACTCGGTAGCTATACTGTTTATGTTTGATCTAACTAGTCGCCGAACCTTAGAGAG TGTCGTAAACTGGTATCAGCAAGCAAGAAAATACAATCAG ACTGCAATTCCAATTTTGATTGGTACCAAATTTGACGATTTCATTCAGCTGCCTATAGATTTGCAAGGGATAATCGCAAGTCAG GCAAGAGCATATGCGAAGGCCTTCAATGCAACGCTCTTCTTCTCAAGTGCAACCCACAACATTAATGTAAACAAGATCTTCAAGTTCATCACTGCAAAGCTGTTTGACATACCATGGGAATTGGAGCGAAATCTCACCATTGGTGAGCCTATTATTGATttctag
- the LOC123223658 gene encoding homeobox-leucine zipper protein HDG2-like isoform X2, protein MFQPNMMEGHLHPLDMTQNTSEGDISARLRDDEFDSTKSGSENHEGASGDDQDPRPKKKRYHRHTQHQIQEMEAFFKECPHPDDKQRKELSRELGLEPLQVKFWFQNKRTQMKTQHERHENTQLRTDNEKLRADNMRYREALSSASCPNCGGPTTIGEMSFDEHHLRLENARLREEIDRISAIAAKYVGKPVVSYPLLSPTVPPRPLDLGVGNFGGQPGIGGEMYGAADLLRSISAPTEADKPMIIELAVAAMEELIRMAQMGEPLWMSSIDGTITVLNEDEYIRTFPRGIGPKPTGFKCEASRETAVVIMNHINLVEILMDVNQWSTVFSSIVSRAMPVEVLSTGVAGNYNGALQVMTSEFQVPSPLVPTRESYFVRYCKQHGEGTWAIVDVSLDNLRPSSAVRCRRRPSGCLIQEMPNGYSKVTWVEHVEVDDRGVHNLYKQLVSSGNAFGAKRWVATLDRQCERLASVLATNIPTGEVGVITNQDGRKSMLKLAERMVISFCAGVSASTAQTWTTLSGTGADDVRVMTRKSVDDPGRPPGIVLSAATSFWLPVPPKRVFDFLRDENTRNEWDILSNGGVVQEMAHIANGRDTGNCVSLLRVNSANSSQSNMLILQESCTDETASFVIYAPVDIVAMNVVLNGGDPDYVALLPSGFAILPDGTTVHGGGIGETASGGSLLTVAFQILVDSVPTAKLSLGSVATVNNLIACTVERIKASLSCENA, encoded by the exons ATGTTCCAGCCAAACATGATGGAAGGTCATCTTCACCCTTTAGACATGACCCAAAACACATCAGAAGGCGATATTTCGGCTCGTTTAAGAGATGACGAATTTGACAGTACTAAATCTGGTAGCGAAAATCACGAAGGTGCCTCCGGTGATGATCAAGACCCACGtccaaagaagaagagatacCATCGCCATACGCAGCATCAGATTCAAGAAATGGAAGC tttcttCAAAGAATGTCCGCACCCAGATGACAAGCAAAGAAAGGAACTGAGCCGTGAATTAGGGCTAGAACCTTTGCAAGTCAAATTTTGGTTCCAAAACAAGCGCACTCAAATGAAG ACCCAGCATGAGCGCCACGAGAACACACAACTCCGTACTGATAACGAAAAGCTTAGGGCTGACAACATGAGGTATAGAGAAGCTCTTAGCAGTGCGTCATGTCCCAACTGTGGTGGTCCGACGACTATCGGAGAAATGTCTTTTGATGAACATCATTTAAGACTTGAAAATGCTCGACTAAGAGAAGAG aTTGATCGAATCTCAGCGATTGCGGCAAAGTATGTTGGCAAGCCTGTGGTGAGTTATCCACTTCTTTCTCCTACTGTACCACCTCGTCCGCTTGACCTTGGTGTAGGAAATTTCGGTGGGCAACCAGGCATCGGAGGAGAAATGTACGGGGCCGCAGACCTCCTTAGGTCCATTAGCGCCCCAACTGAGGCAGATAAGCCGATGATAATTGAACTTGCAGTTGCAGCTATGGAGGAACTAATCAGAATGGCCCAGATGGGTGAACCCCTATGGATGAGCAGCATTGATGGAACCATAACTGTACTAAACGAAGATGAATATATCAGGACATTTCCTCGGGGAATAGGTCCTAAACCAACTGGATTCAAATGCGAGGCATCTCGAGAAACTGCTGTTGTTATTATGAACCACATTAATCTTGTTGAAATTCTGATGGACGTG AATCAGTGGTCTACTGTATTCTCTAGCATCGTCTCCCGAGCGATGCCCGTCGAAGTTCTATCAACAGGTGTAGCAGGGAACTACAATGGAGCCTTACAAGTG ATGACATCAGAGTTTCAGGTTCCTTCACCACTTGTTCCAACTCGTGAGAGTTATTTTGTAAGGTATTGCAAACAACATGGAGAAGGGACCTGGGCAATAGTTGATGTTTCCTTGGACAATTTACGCCCTAGTTCAGCAGTTAGATGCCGAAGAAGGCCTTCTGGATGTTTGATTCAGGAAATGCCTAATGGATACTCAAAG GTGACATGGGTTGAACATGTTGAGGTTGATGATAGAGGTGTGCATAATCTTTACAAGCAGCTAGTGAGCTCTGGCAACGCATTCGGAGCAAAACGTTGGGTTGCTACTCTGGATAGACAGTGTGAACGCCTAGCAAGTGTCCTCGCAACAAATATTCCCACTGGTGAAGTTGGGG TGATAACGAATCAAGATGGGAGAAAGAGTATGCTGAAGCTGGCGGAGAGAATGGTGATTAGTTTCTGTGCTGGAGTGAGTGCGTCCACAGCTCAAACTTGGACGACATTATCAGGAACTGGCGCGGATGATGTAAGGGTTATGACTAGAAAGAGTGTTGATGACCCAGGTAGACCCCCTGGTATTGTTCTAAGTGCTGCAACTTCTTTCTGGCTCCCCGTTCCACCAAAGAGAGTTTTCGATTTCCTTCGTGATGAGAACACCCGAAACGAG TGGGATATTCTTTCAAATGGTGGAGTCGTTCAAGAAATGGCACATATTGCGAATGGTCGTGATACAGGCAATTGCGTGTCTTTACTTCGAGTGAAT AGTGCAAATTCAAGCCAGAGCAACATGCTGATTTTACAAGAGAGTTGCACTGATGAGACAGCCTCTTTCGTTATTTATGCGCCTGTCGATATTGTTGCTATGAATGTAGTACTAAATGGTGGTGACCCTGATTATGTTGCCCTTTTACCTTCTGGTTTTGCGATTCTTCCTGATGGAACTACAGTTCATGGAGGCGGCATTGGTGAAACTGCATCTGGTGGATCTCTATTAACTGTTGCATTTCAGATTTTAGTTGATTCCGTTCCAACAGCAAAACTCTCCCTCGGATCTGTTGCAACTGTCAACAATTTGATTGCATGCACGGTTGAGAGAATCAAGGCCTCTTTGTCATGCGAGAATGCATGA